One Streptomyces hundungensis DNA segment encodes these proteins:
- a CDS encoding elongation factor G-like protein EF-G2 translates to MGDRANAHPGAAGRAPTADHPAFLRNVVLVGHSGSGKTTLVEALALAAGAVTRAGRVEDGATVSDYDEIEHRQQRSVQLSLVPVEWGGFKINLLDTPGYADFVGELRAGLRAADAALFVVSAADGVDGSTRMVWDECAAVGMPRAIVITHLEAARADFDAMTAICAEAFGGDDPDAVLPLYLPVHGAPGSDGHAPVTGLIGLLSQRVFDYESGERKETQPDAAQLPLIEEARNRLIEGIIAESEDETLMDRYLGGGEIDFSSLVADLERAVARGTFHPVLAAAPAAEGARQGIGTVELLELVTGGFPSPLERVAPELTTPEGKPRPAPACAVDGPLVAEVIKTSSDPYVGRISLVRVFSGTLRPDETVHVSGHGMADRGHQDHDVDERVGSLSSPFGKQQRPLTRCVAGDLACVAKLSRAETGDTLSAKDDPLLMSPWDMPDPLLPLAIEAHSKADEDKLSQGLARLVAEDPTMRLEQNPATHQLVLWCLGEAHKEVALERLRGRYGVQVDVVPHKVSLRETFGAKAAGRGRHVKQSGGHGQFAICEIDVEPLPPGSGIEFVDKVVGGSVPRQFIPSVEKGVRSQAAKGVAAGHPLVDVRVTLVDGKAHSVDSSDAAFQTAGALALREAAAEARIDLLEPVAEVQVLVADDYVGPVMSDLSGRRGRVVGTEQAGGGRTLVRAEVPEIEIGRYALDLRSLSHGTGRFGRRYVRHEAMPPQLADKMREQAEEGR, encoded by the coding sequence ATGGGCGACAGGGCGAACGCACACCCCGGGGCCGCCGGCAGGGCCCCAACGGCCGACCACCCCGCATTTCTGCGGAATGTGGTGCTGGTCGGCCACAGCGGATCCGGCAAGACCACACTGGTGGAGGCGCTCGCGCTGGCGGCGGGGGCCGTCACCCGCGCGGGCCGGGTCGAGGACGGCGCCACCGTCTCCGACTACGACGAGATCGAGCACCGGCAGCAGCGTTCCGTACAGCTGTCGCTGGTGCCGGTCGAATGGGGCGGCTTCAAGATCAACCTCTTGGACACCCCCGGATACGCCGACTTCGTCGGGGAGCTCAGGGCCGGTCTGCGCGCGGCGGACGCGGCCCTCTTCGTGGTCTCGGCCGCGGACGGCGTGGACGGTTCGACCCGGATGGTCTGGGACGAGTGCGCGGCCGTCGGGATGCCACGGGCCATCGTGATCACGCATCTGGAGGCGGCCCGCGCCGACTTCGACGCCATGACCGCGATCTGCGCCGAGGCGTTCGGCGGCGACGACCCCGACGCGGTGCTCCCGCTGTACCTGCCCGTGCACGGCGCGCCGGGCTCGGACGGTCACGCCCCGGTGACCGGTCTGATCGGGCTGCTCTCGCAGCGGGTCTTCGACTACGAGTCCGGCGAACGCAAGGAGACCCAGCCCGACGCGGCCCAGCTCCCCCTGATCGAGGAGGCCCGCAACCGGCTCATCGAGGGGATCATCGCGGAGAGCGAGGACGAGACGCTGATGGACCGCTATCTGGGCGGCGGGGAGATCGACTTCTCGTCCCTCGTGGCGGACCTGGAGCGAGCGGTCGCACGCGGCACCTTCCATCCCGTGCTCGCCGCCGCTCCGGCCGCCGAGGGCGCCCGGCAGGGCATCGGCACGGTCGAACTGCTCGAACTCGTCACCGGCGGCTTCCCCTCTCCCCTGGAGCGGGTGGCGCCCGAGCTCACCACCCCCGAGGGCAAGCCGCGCCCGGCCCCCGCCTGCGCGGTCGACGGGCCCCTGGTGGCCGAGGTGATCAAGACGTCCTCCGACCCGTATGTGGGCCGGATCAGCCTGGTGCGGGTCTTCTCCGGCACGCTGCGTCCGGACGAGACGGTGCACGTGTCCGGCCACGGCATGGCGGACCGGGGTCACCAGGACCACGACGTGGACGAACGCGTCGGCTCCCTGTCGTCGCCGTTCGGCAAACAGCAGCGCCCGCTCACCCGGTGCGTCGCGGGAGACCTGGCGTGCGTGGCGAAGCTGTCCAGGGCCGAGACCGGCGACACCCTGTCCGCGAAGGACGACCCGCTCCTGATGTCCCCCTGGGACATGCCCGACCCGCTGCTGCCGCTGGCCATCGAGGCCCACAGCAAGGCCGACGAGGACAAGCTCTCCCAGGGGCTGGCCCGACTGGTGGCCGAGGACCCCACGATGCGGCTCGAACAGAACCCGGCCACCCACCAGCTGGTCCTGTGGTGCCTGGGCGAGGCCCACAAGGAGGTGGCCCTGGAGCGGCTGCGCGGCCGGTACGGCGTCCAGGTCGACGTCGTCCCGCACAAGGTGTCGCTGCGCGAGACCTTCGGAGCGAAGGCGGCCGGGCGCGGCCGGCACGTCAAACAGTCGGGCGGGCACGGGCAGTTCGCGATCTGTGAGATCGACGTGGAGCCGCTGCCGCCGGGCAGCGGCATCGAGTTCGTGGACAAGGTGGTGGGCGGCTCCGTGCCGCGCCAGTTCATCCCCTCGGTCGAGAAGGGCGTACGGTCCCAGGCGGCCAAGGGGGTGGCAGCGGGCCATCCGCTCGTCGACGTGCGCGTCACCCTGGTGGACGGCAAGGCCCACTCGGTGGACTCCTCCGACGCCGCGTTCCAGACCGCGGGCGCGCTGGCGCTGCGCGAGGCGGCCGCCGAGGCCCGCATCGACCTGCTGGAACCGGTCGCCGAGGTCCAGGTGCTGGTCGCCGACGACTACGTGGGCCCCGTGATGAGCGATCTGTCCGGGCGCCGGGGCCGGGTGGTCGGCACCGAGCAGGCCGGCGGGGGGCGCACTCTGGTGCGCGCCGAGGTGCCGGAGATCGAGATCGGCCGGTACGCCCTCGACCTCAGGTCGCTCTCGCACGGCACCGGCCGCTTCGGCCGCCGGTACGTGCGGCACGAGGCGATGCCGCCCCAGCTCGCCGACAAAATGCGCGAACAGGCCGAAGAGGGGCGGTAA
- a CDS encoding glycosyltransferase family 4 protein: MKIGIVCPYSWDVPGGVQFHIRDLADHLIRLGHDVSVLAPADDETPLPPYVVSAGRAVPVPYNGSVARLNFGFLSAARVRRWLHDGTFDVIHIHEPASPSLGLLSCWAAQGPIVATFHTSNPRSRAMIAAYPILQPALEKISARIAVSEYARRTLVEHLGGDAVVIPNGVDVDFFAKAEPKKEWQGGTLGFIGRIDEPRKGLPVLMRALPKILAERPETRLLVAGRGDEEEAVASLPAEMRSRVEFLGMVSDEDKARLLRSVDVYVAPNTGGESFGIILVEALSAGAAVLASDLDAFAQVLDQGAAGDLFANEDADALASAAVRLLGDPARRAGLSERGTAHVRRFDWATVGADILAVYETVTHGAAVVAADERTGFRARFGLARD; this comes from the coding sequence GTGAAGATCGGCATCGTCTGTCCGTACTCGTGGGACGTCCCCGGTGGCGTCCAGTTCCACATCAGGGACCTGGCGGACCACCTGATCCGCCTGGGCCACGACGTGTCCGTCCTGGCCCCGGCCGACGACGAGACTCCGCTGCCCCCGTACGTCGTGTCGGCCGGCCGGGCCGTCCCGGTGCCGTACAACGGCTCGGTGGCGCGGCTCAACTTCGGGTTCCTGTCGGCCGCCCGGGTGCGGCGCTGGCTGCACGACGGCACCTTCGACGTCATCCACATCCACGAGCCGGCCTCGCCCTCGCTCGGCCTGCTGTCCTGCTGGGCCGCGCAGGGGCCCATCGTGGCGACCTTCCACACCTCCAACCCCCGCTCCCGCGCGATGATCGCGGCGTACCCGATCCTCCAGCCCGCCCTGGAGAAGATCAGTGCGCGCATCGCGGTCAGCGAGTACGCACGGCGCACGCTGGTGGAACACCTGGGCGGTGACGCCGTGGTGATCCCCAACGGCGTCGACGTCGACTTCTTCGCCAAGGCCGAGCCCAAGAAGGAGTGGCAGGGCGGGACCCTCGGCTTCATCGGCCGCATCGACGAGCCCCGCAAGGGCCTGCCGGTCCTGATGAGGGCGCTGCCCAAGATCCTCGCCGAGCGCCCCGAGACGCGGCTGCTGGTCGCGGGCCGCGGCGACGAGGAGGAGGCGGTGGCCTCGCTTCCGGCCGAGATGCGCTCCCGGGTCGAGTTCCTGGGCATGGTGAGCGACGAGGACAAGGCGCGGCTGCTGCGCAGCGTGGACGTCTACGTCGCCCCCAACACCGGGGGCGAGAGCTTCGGCATCATCCTGGTCGAGGCGCTGTCGGCGGGCGCCGCGGTCCTCGCCAGCGATCTGGACGCCTTCGCGCAGGTCCTGGACCAGGGCGCGGCCGGGGACCTCTTCGCCAACGAGGACGCGGACGCGCTGGCCTCGGCCGCGGTACGCCTGCTCGGCGACCCGGCCCGCCGCGCGGGCCTCAGCGAGCGAGGCACGGCCCATGTGCGGCGCTTCGACTGGGCGACGGTCGGGGCGGACATCCTGGCGGTGTACGAGACGGTGACGCACGGGGCCGCGGTGGTCGCGGCGGACGAACGCACGGGGTTCCGGGCGCGGTTCGGCTTGGCGCGCGACTGA
- the pgsA gene encoding phosphatidylinositol phosphate synthase, whose product MLNKYARAFFTRVLTPFAAFLLRRGVSPDAVTLIGTAGVMAGALVFFPRGELFWGTIVITLFVFSDLVDGNMARQAGISSRWGAFLDSTLDRVADGAIFGGFALWYAGRGDNDVLCAVAIFCLASGQVVSYTKARGEAIGLPVAVNGLVERAERLVISLVAAGLAGLHAFGVPGIQVLLPIALWIVAVGSLITLIQRVVTVRRESEEADAAAARTADGADA is encoded by the coding sequence ATGCTGAACAAGTACGCGCGTGCATTCTTCACGCGTGTCCTCACGCCGTTCGCCGCATTTCTGCTCCGCCGCGGAGTCAGCCCCGACGCGGTGACCCTCATCGGCACGGCCGGAGTGATGGCGGGTGCGCTGGTCTTCTTCCCCCGCGGAGAGCTCTTCTGGGGCACGATCGTCATCACCCTCTTCGTCTTCTCCGACCTGGTCGACGGCAACATGGCCCGCCAGGCCGGGATCTCCAGCCGCTGGGGGGCCTTCCTCGACTCCACGCTCGACCGGGTCGCCGACGGCGCGATCTTCGGCGGCTTCGCCCTCTGGTACGCCGGGCGGGGCGACAACGACGTCCTGTGCGCGGTGGCCATCTTCTGCCTGGCCAGCGGCCAGGTGGTGTCGTACACCAAGGCGCGCGGCGAGGCGATCGGCCTGCCGGTCGCGGTCAACGGCCTGGTCGAGCGCGCCGAACGGCTCGTCATCTCGCTGGTCGCCGCGGGCCTCGCCGGACTCCACGCGTTCGGGGTGCCGGGCATCCAGGTGCTGCTCCCCATCGCGCTGTGGATCGTCGCCGTGGGCAGCCTGATCACGCTGATCCAGCGCGTGGTGACCGTGCGCCGGGAATCCGAGGAGGCCGACGCGGCCGCGGCCCGGACGGCCGACGGGGCGGACGCGTGA
- a CDS encoding phosphatidylinositol mannoside acyltransferase yields the protein MKDQLTDALYGLGWATVKKLPEPVANGLGRRIADQVWKRRGTSVLRLESNLARVVPDAAPARLAELSRAGMRSYMRYWMESFRLPAWSRDRMRNGFVPEDVHHLNDALASGRGVVAALPHMGNYDLAGAWVTTKLDIAFTTVAERLKPETLFDRFVAYREGLGMEVLPHTGGAAFGILARRLRAGGLVCLVADRDLSASGVEVKFFGETARMPAGPAMLAQQTGAVLLPVTLWYDETPVMKGRVHAPIEVPETGDRASRTSSMTQAMADAFATGIADHPEDWHMLQRLWLADLEERRP from the coding sequence GTGAAGGACCAACTGACCGACGCGCTCTACGGCCTGGGCTGGGCCACCGTGAAGAAGCTGCCGGAACCCGTTGCCAACGGGTTGGGACGGCGCATCGCGGACCAGGTGTGGAAGCGGCGCGGCACGAGCGTGCTGCGCCTGGAGTCCAACCTGGCGCGCGTCGTGCCCGACGCCGCCCCGGCCCGGCTCGCCGAACTCTCCCGGGCCGGGATGCGCTCGTACATGCGGTACTGGATGGAGTCCTTCCGGCTGCCCGCGTGGAGCAGGGACCGGATGAGGAACGGCTTCGTGCCCGAGGACGTCCACCACCTGAACGACGCGCTGGCCTCCGGGCGCGGTGTCGTCGCCGCGCTGCCCCACATGGGCAACTACGACCTCGCCGGCGCCTGGGTCACCACCAAGCTGGACATCGCCTTCACCACGGTCGCCGAGCGCCTCAAGCCCGAGACCCTCTTCGACCGCTTCGTCGCCTACCGCGAGGGCCTCGGCATGGAGGTGCTGCCGCACACCGGCGGCGCCGCCTTCGGCATACTCGCCCGCCGGCTGCGCGCGGGCGGCCTGGTCTGCCTGGTCGCCGACCGCGACCTGTCGGCCTCCGGCGTCGAGGTCAAGTTCTTCGGCGAGACGGCCCGGATGCCGGCCGGGCCCGCCATGCTGGCCCAGCAGACCGGCGCGGTGCTCCTGCCGGTGACGCTCTGGTACGACGAGACGCCCGTCATGAAGGGCCGGGTGCACGCGCCCATCGAGGTGCCCGAGACAGGTGACCGGGCCTCCAGGACGTCCTCCATGACACAGGCGATGGCAGACGCCTTCGCCACCGGAATCGCCGACCACCCCGAGGACTGGCACATGCTGCAACGCCTGTGGCTCGCGGACCTGGAGGAGCGACGGCCGTGA